Genomic segment of Bacteroides stercoris ATCC 43183:
TGAGTGGTACACCATAGACGAAGTGACGGAGAAATATGGTTTGCTCCGGCATAGGATAAGGAAGATTATCAATGCGGAGGGCATACCCACAAAGAAAGCAGGAACACGCACTTTGATAGCCAAAGGCAAGATGGATGCGTATTTCAGAAAAAAAGGCTTTGACGCTACCCTATCCAACCTTGCGGAGTGGATAACAATAGCCGAAGTCATGGAAACATACAACATGACAGAATATGGAGTGAGGACGTTTGTTTCACGGTACGCAATACCCAAGAAACGGCTTAACGGCAAGCTCTATTATAGCAAACAGCATATTGACAAACTAAAGAACAAAGAGATATGAGGAAAGCAAAGGCAACAAAGGTTACATTACGTTTTCGGATGCTCACCACCGGAAAGGAAACTCTTTACCTTGATTATTACCCCGGCATCCCTAACCCCAAGACAGGCGAAACAATGCGCAGAGAGTATTTAGGTATGTACGTTGTTCCTTTGAAGAAAAGGACAGGTGAGCTTCAAACTAATAAAGATGGCTCACACAAGTATAACGAGGAAGATGCGGAAACCATACGTTTAGCTGAAATCATCCGAGCCAATAGACAAAATGAACTAAGCAAGGCGGAAATCTACACGGAGGCAGAAGCGGAACTACTCAAAGCTAAAGAACGCAGCAAGGGGGATTTTATAGCTTACTTCCGTGATTGTGCAAAGGATAAGAAAGAATCCAATTACAACAACTGGATGAGTGCGCTAAAACATTTGCAAGATTATACCAAGAAATCAGACAATACCACAATAAAGCGATTTTGTGATATTGATTTGCTTTGGTGTGAAAGATTCCGTGATTATCTCTTGAACGTAAGAACACACAGAAGCGACAAGGTTGTATTATCCAACAATACGGCTGCTGCCTACTTCCTTAAATTCAAGATAGCATTGAAATCAGCTTATAAATATGGGTATCTGCCTAAGAATATTAACGAAGATTTGAAAGGCATTAAAGAGAAGGAATCACGCAGAGAGTTCTTGACACTTGACGAGCTCAAACGGCTGGTAGAAACACCTTGCACTAACCCAGTATTGAAACGTGCAGCTCTGTTTTCAGCTCTTACAGGTCTAAGACATTCGGACATACGCAAAATGAAATGGGGTGAACTGGGTGAGGATAACGGTAAGTTTACGCTGAAATATACCATCCAAAAAACAAGCAAGTACGATGAGTTACCCATATCTGAACAAGCCATGCAACTATGTGGAGAAAGACAGAAACCGGACGCACTTGTTTTTGATGGGCTGGTATATTCCGCTTATGCTAACAAGGCTTTAGCTCAATGGCTGGGTGCGGCAGGTATTACAAGGGACGTAACATTTCATTGCTTTAGTCATATCAAATCTTATTACTCATTGGGAACAAGGGAATTACAAAAGCTTTCAGATTGATAGGTAACGATATAGAAACCAGCAGATTTCTATATTTTTTCTTGTTTTGCATTAACCCAAAGAACGCTCTATTAAATGCAAAAATACGGAGTATTTCGATAATTGCCAAAACAATTATTAGGGAAAAAGGAATAGTAAACAAGCTTTTCAAACGAAGAACAATACTGTGCATATTAGTTTTTATATCATCCCTTGCTTATGGAGAAAAGCTAGATGGACTGCAAAATATGGATAATGTCCAGTGTCTACTTTCTCTATATCTTCATTGCAGAATTTTGGTAAAATCGTTTATTGCTTTGACTTCTTATTTTCGATTATCGCTCCAAATCTATTGCAATACCAACAAATTTAAGTGAGTCTAGTAATTAAGTCATTTATCAATATATTGAAAGAAATGTATCTATCTTGAATTTTTTGTTTACTGTGCATTGTGATTGCACAGAATTGCGCTATCTTTACAAAAGATTATAAACCAATTGATTTTTAGAACATGGTTAATATATGCAATAGTGAACAGCATGTTGTTTTGATGAGGATTTTGGATGCTCGTAACAGACCGTCCATAACCCCAGATATGCCCCTTTGGAAACTTAAATTAACCGAGGAAGAATATACAAACTTAAAGGAGACTCTTGCCCAAAATGCGTATCGATTAGAAGATTTTGGAATTGAGGCGGCCTTGTGTTACGCTGAATGGTGGAGAAGAGACTATAATGGAGGAATTCCTTCCAGAGAAGATGTTGCAGTCGGATTAGGACTGCCTCATTATTGTTGGGAGCAACTATATAAAGCTGCACGTCATGGGCTTAAAAGTCATGGATTTGCATTTATTCACTCTCTCAAGGGGAATGAATATTTTAGAACTTTATTAAATCAAGGAGGTCTTCCTGTAAATTACATAAAGAACGGAACTAATCTTAGCGGGTTTTCACGTTTTCTCATTGGATTGGTTGAAGAATTGTCTTCAATAAATATTGATTGGGATGATAATAATATAGATTTAATCAAGAATTTTAATTGTATAGCTTATCTTGGGAAAGCATTCAAAAATGACAATATTTACGATGTTTCATTACAGATCGCTCATGCAATCATATCCGAAGAAGACCGCTGGCTACCATATGATGATACGGATTCCTCTTTGTCGGAACTGACTAAATCATTAAAAAGAGAATACCGGCGAGTTAAGAGTGAACATAGAACTAAACCACTTTCTCTAAGTTGGAAACTACGTTTGACCTCAAGTGAAACTGCAAATCTTTTTGTCAATTTAAATATAGTAAAAGAGATTTCATCAAAATCTATTGAAGGTCTAAACTATCAATCGTGCTACACCTTCGATGTGTTTGTCTCTGGTATACTTGTTGGAAAGTATGTAAGAAAATCCCTAGTTAAAGATGACGTAGGAGAGGTTATCGGTGCGATATATTCTCGTATAACTGTTGGCGTAGCAAATGATATAAAGTGGAGTGGAGAACCTGTAGTTGAAGTTAAGATCAGGTGTGACAACGATGACAGATTGTTTCCAACTTTATGTGGTAGTTATCCTCCGAATTTTGAATGCCCTCAGGTTTTCCAAATGCTTGATGATAATGTATATTCTTTGAAATCGACAGTGAATGCTGAAAATAATATAGCAGTTTTCTCCACTAATTGGAAGTGTGATGGTAGTCATAAACTATTACTAAATGGAGAACTTTATTCGGCGATTAAGTTTACTGATAAAGTAGATTTACACAATTGCATGTCGAATGAGGATATAACCATAACCAATGAATTCACGCCTTATAGTGCTGAATTCAGAGGTACATATATACAATGGGTAGAGCAATCTAATTTTAAGTTATTGACTCGCATTCCAGTAATAAGCGTTTTTGACCAAACTGGCACCAGAGTCGGGAATATCAAGCCTAAATATCGTATTCATAATAGTAAAGCTGAGTGGCGGAACTTGTCCAATTCATGCCTTTTGCCATTTGGGCTTGTTGATATCAAGGTTGAATTTCCTGACAATAAATACGTGATGGAAACATTTTATTTCATAGACGATATGACATTTGCCTCTCGCAACGAAACGATGTTTTCCACAGAACTACACCTAGATTCTCGCCATGTTATCTCTGCAAAAGTTGATGAGTGCGAAAACTTATCTGTTGAAATGACGGATAAAAATACCTGGAGGATTTCCAGAGATGCCTGTGCTTCTAAATATTCTCCTACGTGTAATTTAAAAATAATTGCCGAGAATAATCCTCCTTTGAAAGTATCTGTTGTAGTACCGTTTGAGGGTATAGTAATATCTGATTTGGAAGGGAAAATTGTGCCATCAGGAAAAATCATATCTTATGATAACCTGAGATATTTTAATATAATCAGTCATGGACAGTCTGGTATGATAGATGTGACTTACAAATCTGATAAAATAGAGGATGACGATACAATCAAGCATCTTAAGAGTCCAGTAATTGAAGGTATAGTTCCATTATCCGATTATCGTGATTTGTTTGCAAGAATGTTTCAATTATATGGTGCAAATACTTTTGACCGTAGTAGTTCCATAGAACTAAAAATATGTGACAAACGCATCTATATAAGAAAATTTGTTCTTGATAGTGAGTTGAGTTCAGATAAAATTCGAATCACAGATTATACCAGTGAAGACACTTCCGATTTCATATATGACGGTGATGTATATGCACTGCCGGTTTCAGAAAATATAAAACCAGCTGAATTAGTACAAATAAAGCTTGAGCCGTATAACCGACAAATGAACTTGTTTACAATTCCTCATGAGCTTTTGAATTCGGAAGCAATCCTTTTCTCTGGTCC
This window contains:
- a CDS encoding tyrosine-type recombinase/integrase is translated as MRKAKATKVTLRFRMLTTGKETLYLDYYPGIPNPKTGETMRREYLGMYVVPLKKRTGELQTNKDGSHKYNEEDAETIRLAEIIRANRQNELSKAEIYTEAEAELLKAKERSKGDFIAYFRDCAKDKKESNYNNWMSALKHLQDYTKKSDNTTIKRFCDIDLLWCERFRDYLLNVRTHRSDKVVLSNNTAAAYFLKFKIALKSAYKYGYLPKNINEDLKGIKEKESRREFLTLDELKRLVETPCTNPVLKRAALFSALTGLRHSDIRKMKWGELGEDNGKFTLKYTIQKTSKYDELPISEQAMQLCGERQKPDALVFDGLVYSAYANKALAQWLGAAGITRDVTFHCFSHIKSYYSLGTRELQKLSD